One stretch of Rosistilla oblonga DNA includes these proteins:
- a CDS encoding tetratricopeptide repeat protein has protein sequence MIYQTKMVPTGLLAIGLALFALPLHLSGGEPAEMYLKQLRANRYYDMALIYLDRIEKGAPASDEIRSSLQLERAQTYLEIAGSTRVPAVRDDNFLKAEAALRSFIDQQKDHPRVAEARMQLGKLLLTRAVVLLERKDIDDAQRDAARGSLDAAAQVFDQIVEDLRGKLKDMQGNKIDPSDSAALALRERYRGEFLGANLLGGDVRERAGDTFPKDSPERVKRYDAALAKYKELAEKYSSLLPGAQAAFFIGRVQEKKGDSAAALIAYENTLRQPDVEALRPAKTEAAARAVDILMSNDPPKVKEAIALGAPWLGGLRPNERSLPEWQVLRTALAKAYVASAADQKPADARKTKSTARSLLVAATKVPGPHLDEARQLLGDIGVEVAEESAAPVEAPKSYAEALASCRELVEAAKLSALPIEVLKQEIARGGDNVDELKKQLADAQADVENRYQVASSIIQQGLSLTTGEDTQETINQGRFFLAWLESQRERYWEAAVVGEFVARRFPTDALALQCGLVALNAYQSMLQAADESRQAALMRKIEPLAVFLSEKWPEDPNSASAANLLVQISMLDKRWDDAEKYLVKLPSDSPARAKFQNLLGQFLWNEYQQQVKEQQTEKAAATLERSMQQLEAGLQLVQREGVDNTTLLSALLLSKAKLQNDDAKASLSILENETYGPLNRLKGEGALSPPGQGFVPDTYRTALQALVSQLKDGGDGDKLLPKAKGMMSDLRTALESEPDSGKKLIGIYYSLAKDIRQQIENAKPNEKAKLIDAVKLFLVNVGQQSTDPATTHWVAQTFMEMGESAMGNTPPPATGQAKALLEAAANELQTLLDKPGDDADAVRQIRFELATTSRMLGDYKQAINQFEQILKEKNSMIDAQVQAALSYQQWALSPGFNPKYVKNALNSAMSGARPDAARKNTIWGWGKLAKLAQGKPAFEATFFDARYRIAECMYLTGQRSPEASDKAKYAERAEKVILGTLQLYPELGGPEDVQRNDQLIRQAQKAQAKPVTGLPK, from the coding sequence ATGATCTACCAAACCAAGATGGTCCCGACGGGGCTGCTCGCGATTGGACTTGCTCTGTTCGCACTTCCGCTGCACCTCTCCGGCGGCGAACCGGCGGAGATGTATCTGAAACAACTGCGAGCGAACCGCTATTACGATATGGCGTTGATCTATTTGGATCGGATCGAAAAAGGGGCCCCTGCTTCGGATGAGATCCGTTCGTCGCTGCAGTTGGAACGCGCCCAGACCTATCTCGAGATCGCCGGTTCGACGCGCGTTCCCGCGGTCCGCGACGACAACTTCCTCAAAGCCGAAGCGGCGTTGCGTTCGTTTATCGATCAACAGAAGGATCATCCTCGCGTCGCCGAAGCCCGGATGCAGTTGGGCAAACTGTTGCTGACGCGTGCAGTGGTGCTGTTGGAACGGAAGGATATCGACGATGCCCAACGCGATGCGGCTCGCGGTTCGTTGGACGCCGCAGCGCAGGTGTTCGACCAGATCGTCGAAGACCTGCGGGGCAAGCTGAAGGATATGCAAGGCAATAAGATCGACCCCAGCGATTCCGCGGCGTTGGCGCTGCGAGAGCGTTATCGCGGTGAGTTCTTGGGAGCGAATCTGTTGGGTGGCGATGTCCGCGAACGCGCTGGCGACACCTTTCCAAAAGATTCCCCCGAACGCGTCAAACGCTACGACGCAGCTCTGGCCAAATACAAAGAGCTAGCCGAAAAGTACAGTTCGCTGTTGCCCGGCGCGCAGGCCGCCTTCTTCATCGGCCGGGTGCAAGAGAAGAAAGGGGATTCCGCCGCGGCGTTGATCGCTTATGAAAATACGCTCCGTCAGCCCGACGTCGAAGCGCTCCGTCCAGCCAAGACCGAAGCGGCAGCTCGCGCGGTCGACATCTTGATGTCCAACGACCCGCCGAAAGTTAAAGAGGCGATTGCATTGGGGGCTCCCTGGTTGGGCGGCTTGCGTCCCAATGAACGCTCGTTGCCCGAGTGGCAGGTTTTGCGAACCGCTTTGGCCAAAGCTTACGTAGCATCGGCGGCGGATCAGAAACCGGCCGACGCGCGGAAAACGAAAAGCACCGCCCGCTCGCTGTTGGTTGCTGCGACCAAGGTGCCGGGCCCACATCTCGACGAAGCTCGACAGTTGTTGGGCGACATCGGAGTCGAGGTTGCCGAGGAATCGGCCGCGCCGGTGGAGGCTCCCAAGTCGTACGCCGAAGCATTGGCCAGCTGCCGCGAATTGGTCGAAGCCGCCAAGCTGTCGGCGCTCCCGATCGAAGTCTTAAAACAAGAGATCGCTCGCGGTGGCGATAACGTCGACGAACTGAAAAAACAGTTGGCCGATGCGCAAGCCGACGTCGAGAATCGCTATCAGGTCGCGTCGAGCATCATCCAACAGGGGCTGTCGCTGACGACTGGCGAAGACACGCAGGAAACGATCAATCAGGGGCGGTTCTTTCTCGCCTGGCTCGAATCGCAACGCGAGCGATACTGGGAAGCTGCGGTTGTTGGCGAATTTGTCGCCCGCCGTTTCCCGACCGATGCGTTGGCGTTGCAGTGCGGTTTGGTCGCCTTAAATGCTTATCAATCGATGCTGCAGGCGGCGGATGAATCGCGACAAGCTGCTTTGATGCGTAAGATCGAACCGCTGGCAGTTTTCCTGTCGGAGAAATGGCCCGAGGATCCTAATTCGGCATCGGCGGCGAATCTGTTGGTGCAGATCTCGATGCTGGACAAGCGTTGGGATGATGCGGAGAAGTACCTTGTCAAACTGCCCAGCGATTCTCCGGCACGGGCCAAGTTTCAGAATCTGTTAGGTCAGTTTCTGTGGAACGAATACCAGCAGCAAGTCAAAGAGCAGCAGACCGAAAAAGCGGCGGCTACGTTAGAACGCAGCATGCAGCAACTGGAGGCTGGGTTGCAGTTGGTGCAACGCGAGGGCGTCGATAACACGACGCTGTTGTCGGCGCTGCTGCTGTCCAAAGCCAAGCTGCAGAACGACGATGCCAAAGCCTCGCTCAGCATTCTCGAAAACGAAACCTATGGACCTTTAAATCGTCTCAAAGGCGAGGGGGCTCTGAGTCCGCCGGGCCAAGGATTTGTTCCCGATACCTATCGGACCGCGCTGCAAGCGTTGGTCAGTCAGTTGAAAGATGGCGGCGACGGCGACAAGTTGTTGCCGAAGGCGAAGGGGATGATGAGCGATCTGCGGACGGCTCTGGAGTCGGAACCCGACTCGGGCAAGAAGCTGATCGGTATCTATTATTCGCTGGCGAAAGATATTCGCCAACAGATCGAAAACGCGAAACCAAACGAGAAGGCCAAGCTGATCGATGCGGTCAAGTTGTTTTTGGTAAACGTTGGCCAGCAATCGACCGATCCGGCGACGACGCACTGGGTCGCTCAGACCTTTATGGAGATGGGCGAATCGGCGATGGGGAACACTCCGCCGCCGGCGACTGGGCAAGCGAAGGCGCTGTTGGAAGCGGCGGCGAACGAATTGCAAACGCTGCTCGATAAACCGGGCGACGACGCCGATGCGGTTCGCCAGATCCGGTTTGAACTAGCGACAACCTCGCGGATGCTGGGTGACTACAAGCAGGCGATCAACCAGTTCGAACAGATCTTGAAAGAGAAGAACAGCATGATCGACGCTCAGGTTCAAGCCGCCCTCAGCTACCAACAGTGGGCGCTTTCGCCTGGCTTCAATCCCAAATATGTCAAGAACGCGTTGAACAGCGCGATGTCGGGCGCTCGCCCCGACGCGGCTCGAAAGAACACGATCTGGGGCTGGGGAAAACTGGCCAAACTGGCTCAGGGGAAACCTGCGTTTGAAGCGACCTTCTTCGACGCTCGCTATCGGATCGCCGAGTGCATGTACCTGACAGGCCAGCGATCGCCCGAGGCCAGCGATAAAGCGAAGTACGCCGAACGAGCGGAGAAGGTGATCTTGGGAACGCTGCAACTGTATCCCGAGCTAGGCGGTCCAGAGGACGTCCAACGCAACGACCAACTGATCCGCCAAGCTCAAAAGGCTCAAGCCAAACCGGTGACTGGGCTGCCGAAATAG
- a CDS encoding tetratricopeptide repeat protein encodes MNRILHQAIAVGVFAISIHVSPAAFAQLDRVYPTQGPVVSGSIIQTQPDGVVIQVGGAERKFTLDKIDRVVFDREPGPLTEGRSLVRQEQYEAALTQLGQINMAQISRAEIKADAMFYRAFSQAQVALAGQGNKNAAVKEMYGFVTSVGKNSFHFYDAAKTLGDLALAVGSYDNAVKYYGALARSSDANLQLQSRYLVGWSYLQQKKLDEADKAFAAVTSASVSSPDQLRYQKLALAGQAAIAAGKGDPDKGLESLNKLIEESDAADAELFGRLYNAQGACLAAKSDPEGAVLAYLKTHLLFPSDPDSHAEALAELVQLWPQVGHPERANEARTILQTRYPGRN; translated from the coding sequence ATGAACAGAATCCTGCACCAAGCGATCGCGGTTGGCGTTTTCGCGATTTCGATCCACGTTTCTCCCGCCGCGTTTGCTCAACTCGATCGCGTCTACCCAACCCAAGGGCCCGTGGTCAGCGGCTCGATCATTCAAACGCAGCCCGACGGCGTGGTGATCCAGGTCGGCGGCGCAGAGCGAAAGTTTACGCTCGACAAGATCGACCGCGTCGTCTTCGATCGCGAGCCGGGGCCGTTGACCGAAGGCCGCAGTTTGGTGCGGCAAGAGCAATATGAAGCGGCGCTGACACAGCTTGGTCAAATCAACATGGCTCAGATCAGCCGCGCGGAAATCAAAGCCGATGCGATGTTCTATCGCGCCTTCAGTCAGGCTCAAGTCGCGTTGGCCGGGCAGGGAAACAAAAACGCTGCGGTCAAAGAGATGTACGGTTTTGTGACCTCGGTCGGCAAAAACAGCTTCCATTTTTATGACGCTGCGAAAACCTTGGGCGATCTGGCGCTGGCCGTTGGCAGCTACGATAACGCGGTCAAATATTACGGTGCCCTGGCTCGATCCAGCGACGCGAATCTGCAGCTGCAGTCGCGGTATCTTGTCGGTTGGTCGTACCTGCAACAGAAGAAGCTCGACGAGGCCGACAAGGCTTTCGCCGCGGTAACCTCCGCTTCGGTCAGTTCGCCCGATCAGCTCCGCTATCAGAAACTGGCGCTCGCCGGACAAGCGGCGATCGCGGCTGGAAAGGGAGATCCCGACAAGGGCTTGGAGAGTCTGAACAAGTTGATCGAAGAGAGCGACGCGGCGGACGCAGAGCTATTCGGTCGGCTGTACAATGCCCAAGGCGCTTGCTTGGCTGCCAAGAGCGATCCCGAGGGAGCTGTATTGGCTTATCTGAAAACCCACCTTTTGTTCCCTTCGGACCCCGATTCGCACGCCGAAGCGCTTGCGGAATTGGTACAGTTATGGCCACAGGTCGGGCATCCCGAACGAGCCAACGAGGCGCGTACGATTTTGCAGACCCGATACCCTGGGCGAAACTGA
- a CDS encoding MotA/TolQ/ExbB proton channel family protein encodes MTRLSNLNDAKRPALGLFGWCFIALAFSMFALITPAVAQDDAADEFADAPAEPAAAAPAEPAAEAAAPAGGAAPVDAAPDASDQSLLGWVYQSLGLTYLLVFLALSFTFVSLLVMNLLTARRDTLCPQELVDSFEEKLDSKDFQQAYDLARSDESVLGHVLSAGLAKLSKGYNKALEGMQEVGEEESMKLEHRLSYMALIGNISPMIGLFGTVDGMIRSFQVIATSGSTPKPSELAGGISTALFTTLVGLAIAIPAIAAYNILRNRVTRLLLEVGVTSEDLMSRFEDIKPGAK; translated from the coding sequence ATGACCCGATTGTCGAATCTGAACGATGCAAAGCGGCCTGCGTTGGGCCTTTTCGGGTGGTGTTTCATCGCCCTGGCCTTCTCGATGTTCGCGCTGATCACGCCCGCGGTAGCACAGGACGACGCAGCCGATGAATTCGCCGACGCGCCAGCCGAACCGGCCGCCGCAGCTCCCGCCGAACCAGCTGCCGAAGCCGCCGCTCCAGCCGGAGGCGCCGCGCCTGTGGACGCTGCCCCCGACGCAAGCGATCAGAGTCTGTTGGGTTGGGTTTATCAGTCGCTGGGGCTGACTTACCTGTTGGTCTTCTTGGCGCTCTCGTTCACTTTTGTCTCGCTGTTGGTGATGAACCTGTTGACCGCGCGTCGCGATACGCTGTGCCCGCAGGAACTTGTCGACAGTTTCGAAGAGAAGCTCGACAGCAAAGACTTTCAGCAAGCCTACGACTTGGCGCGTTCGGACGAATCGGTCCTGGGGCATGTCCTGTCGGCTGGGTTGGCGAAATTGTCCAAGGGTTACAACAAAGCGCTCGAAGGGATGCAGGAAGTTGGTGAAGAGGAGAGCATGAAGCTGGAGCACCGTTTGAGCTACATGGCGTTGATCGGAAACATCAGCCCGATGATCGGACTGTTTGGAACGGTCGACGGTATGATTCGTTCGTTCCAGGTGATCGCGACAAGCGGTTCGACACCGAAGCCAAGCGAATTGGCGGGTGGTATTTCGACGGCGTTGTTCACGACGCTTGTCGGGTTGGCGATCGCGATCCCCGCGATCGCTGCCTACAACATCCTGCGGAATCGCGTGACGCGATTGTTGTTGGAAGTTGGTGTGACCAGCGAAGACTTGATGAGTCGCTTTGAAGATATCAAGCCAGGCGCCAAGTAG
- a CDS encoding ExbD/TolR family protein: MRVKSKKPEIEEGDLTPMIDMTFQLIAFFMVLINFSQTEANERVQLPSSELARPPEGEIESPIIIHVAADGTAIIGAEEISVDTMRPILNREISVLKADGKAAEDANIIIRAHKDAATGKAQEIISVCQEVGFENFLLRAKEEVL; the protein is encoded by the coding sequence ATGCGCGTGAAGTCGAAGAAACCCGAGATCGAAGAAGGCGATTTGACGCCGATGATCGATATGACATTTCAATTGATCGCGTTTTTTATGGTGTTGATCAATTTCTCGCAGACCGAGGCGAACGAACGCGTTCAATTGCCTAGCAGCGAATTGGCGCGGCCGCCGGAGGGCGAGATCGAATCGCCGATCATCATCCACGTCGCCGCCGATGGGACCGCGATCATCGGTGCCGAAGAGATCTCCGTCGATACGATGCGACCGATCCTCAATCGAGAGATCAGCGTTTTGAAAGCCGACGGCAAGGCCGCCGAAGATGCCAACATCATCATCCGCGCCCACAAGGATGCGGCGACCGGCAAGGCTCAGGAGATCATCTCGGTTTGCCAGGAGGTCGGCTTTGAGAACTTCTTATTGCGGGCCAAGGAGGAGGTGCTATGA
- a CDS encoding biopolymer transporter ExbD, with amino-acid sequence MKIRNKSEGIKNELQMTSMIDIVFLLLVFFIMTFKIVEQEGDFNIKMPLASQDQQSQSDDLNIPLKVRMEADANGELQRIRLNEIDLGTDFAKLRETVVGLVGAGGGPSEGEDGQEVEIDADYNLRYEYTIEAITMVTGEKRGKETVKLIDKIKFAPTRRPQ; translated from the coding sequence ATGAAAATTCGCAATAAGAGCGAAGGGATCAAAAACGAGTTGCAGATGACGTCGATGATCGACATCGTGTTTCTGCTGCTGGTCTTCTTTATCATGACGTTTAAAATCGTCGAGCAAGAAGGCGACTTTAATATCAAGATGCCGCTGGCTTCGCAGGACCAGCAATCGCAGAGCGATGATCTGAACATCCCGTTGAAAGTACGCATGGAAGCCGATGCCAACGGAGAACTGCAGCGGATCCGCTTGAACGAGATCGATCTTGGGACCGATTTCGCCAAGCTCCGTGAGACGGTTGTCGGGTTGGTCGGCGCCGGCGGCGGACCATCCGAAGGCGAGGATGGCCAGGAGGTCGAGATCGATGCCGATTACAACCTCCGCTACGAATATACGATCGAAGCGATCACGATGGTGACCGGTGAGAAGCGTGGCAAAGAGACTGTTAAGTTGATCGATAAGATCAAGTTTGCCCCGACACGGCGTCCTCAATAG
- a CDS encoding HD-GYP domain-containing protein, translating to MSLDVEKLVVGTVLKESLYSDSGQLLLRRGSYVSEEVYKRLRRRSASRIVAPPPVSLDSYAAGLPGSDASRHGCKPYDDRQVQRLQQRFESAAETVTDLADAFNQRKLKSAQGLRDLAGDCIDDMSNDMDQVLSAMCEVPEDHRLAARCMRMGMICVAIGMEMDLPKDELIQVGTAGVVHDWGLFSLPPELRYIHPEMTFQQRIQYTRHPFYAHDLLRAISNVDGSVLLAVLQAHERIDGSGFPSGLRGDPICLFARILAVADTYLALTAPVGDLPAVVPCDAVAYLVGQLGKSRFDPRVVRGFLQSMAQFPIGSLLQLNDHRQVKVLRSNGKQYGRPIVQDLMSSEILDLAQHDLDIVKPILRHDPSEYRLKPEFRRLMDNRDLPEYLHKDCFVRPEMVDV from the coding sequence ATGTCTCTGGATGTTGAGAAGCTTGTCGTCGGCACGGTGTTGAAGGAGTCGTTGTATAGCGATTCCGGTCAGCTGCTGCTTCGCCGTGGTTCTTATGTCAGTGAAGAAGTCTACAAGCGGTTGCGTCGCCGCAGCGCGTCGCGGATTGTTGCTCCGCCACCGGTCAGCTTGGATTCGTATGCGGCGGGGCTGCCCGGTTCCGACGCCTCGCGGCACGGGTGCAAGCCGTACGACGATCGACAGGTTCAGCGTTTGCAGCAGCGTTTTGAATCCGCCGCCGAGACGGTGACCGATCTGGCTGATGCGTTTAATCAGCGGAAGTTGAAGTCGGCGCAGGGTCTTCGCGATCTCGCCGGCGACTGTATCGACGACATGTCCAACGACATGGATCAAGTGCTTTCGGCGATGTGTGAGGTCCCCGAGGATCATCGGCTGGCGGCGCGATGTATGCGGATGGGGATGATCTGCGTCGCGATCGGAATGGAGATGGATCTGCCGAAAGATGAGCTGATCCAAGTCGGAACGGCGGGCGTCGTGCACGACTGGGGGCTGTTCAGTTTGCCGCCGGAGTTGCGTTACATCCACCCGGAGATGACCTTTCAGCAGCGGATTCAATACACGCGACATCCGTTTTATGCCCACGACCTGTTGCGGGCGATTTCCAACGTTGATGGTTCGGTGTTGCTGGCGGTGCTGCAGGCCCACGAACGGATCGACGGCAGCGGATTTCCCAGCGGTTTGCGCGGCGATCCGATCTGCCTCTTCGCGCGGATCCTGGCCGTCGCCGATACGTACCTGGCGTTGACGGCGCCGGTCGGCGATCTGCCCGCGGTTGTGCCGTGCGATGCCGTCGCGTACCTGGTCGGCCAGTTGGGCAAGTCGCGGTTCGATCCGCGCGTGGTGCGTGGGTTCCTGCAATCGATGGCTCAGTTTCCGATCGGCAGCCTGTTGCAGTTGAACGACCATCGTCAGGTCAAGGTGCTTCGCAGTAACGGCAAGCAGTATGGGCGGCCGATCGTTCAGGATCTGATGAGCAGTGAGATCTTGGATCTCGCCCAGCACGATCTGGACATCGTCAAGCCGATCTTGCGGCACGACCCGTCGGAGTATCGTTTGAAGCCGGAGTTTCGTCGGTTGATGGATAACCGCGACCTGCCGGAGTATCTTCATAAAGATTGTTTCGTGAGGCCGGAAATGGTCGATGTCTAG
- a CDS encoding SDR family NAD(P)-dependent oxidoreductase, translating into MALPGIKLFDLTGKSAIVTGGSKGLGQAMAAGLASAGADVMLVSRSQQEAADAAKQIADEFGHQAFGIAADVSCPDQVESMVAQAIDRFGKIDILINSAGINIRGSIESLTLDEFRQVQSINTDAMWSCCKAVVPHMKRSGAGKIINMASTLGLVGLANRTPYATSKGAVVQLTRALGLELAGDGIQVNAICPGPFLTPMNAPIAETEEGKQFIVGATAVKRWGQLEEIQGAAIYLASQASNYMVGSMVVVDGGWTAR; encoded by the coding sequence ATGGCGTTACCTGGAATCAAGCTCTTCGATCTGACCGGCAAGTCGGCAATCGTGACGGGCGGTTCAAAAGGGCTTGGGCAAGCGATGGCGGCCGGTTTGGCTTCGGCCGGTGCCGACGTGATGTTGGTCAGCCGCTCGCAACAGGAAGCTGCCGACGCAGCCAAACAGATCGCCGACGAATTTGGGCATCAAGCTTTTGGGATCGCTGCGGACGTCAGCTGTCCCGATCAAGTCGAATCGATGGTGGCTCAGGCGATCGATCGGTTTGGCAAGATCGATATCTTGATCAACAGTGCGGGGATCAATATCCGCGGCAGTATTGAATCGCTCACGCTCGACGAATTTCGGCAGGTTCAATCGATCAACACCGATGCGATGTGGTCGTGTTGCAAGGCGGTGGTTCCTCACATGAAGCGATCTGGCGCGGGCAAGATCATCAACATGGCAAGCACCTTGGGCTTGGTCGGGCTTGCGAATCGCACGCCCTACGCGACCAGCAAGGGAGCTGTCGTGCAGCTGACTCGCGCTTTGGGGTTGGAGTTGGCCGGCGATGGGATTCAGGTCAACGCGATCTGCCCAGGGCCGTTCTTAACGCCGATGAACGCTCCGATCGCGGAGACCGAAGAGGGGAAGCAGTTTATCGTCGGCGCGACAGCGGTTAAACGCTGGGGCCAGTTGGAAGAGATCCAAGGAGCGGCGATCTATCTGGCGAGCCAGGCATCGAATTACATGGTCGGCAGCATGGTCGTGGTCGATGGCGGCTGGACGGCGCGATAA
- a CDS encoding serine/threonine protein kinase has product MKEIRLEDLQLRTTIGVGTVGTICDATDPRDGSRYAVKILHPAVSRDPLIRARFEREMAILQRLSHRNIIEYYGGGEHDGQLFYVMELVDGGSVKELFHGGQCLTWQEVVSLTIQICSALQYAHNHGVIHRDIKPANIFLTSDGTVKLGDFGIARDLHNSDLTGAGMTVGTHAYMAPEQITGETTITGKVDLYALGCCLYEMLTGEKAFSGDNFMQLFEAHLHGTPPRVRDRIPGCPSAFDEIIAQLLEKDPEKRPFNARHVQGVMLQIAAEHNVEESILAGAKADLGQRADVGAETAIGIGQNRLRDRIRRSGQGMERPEASLSMMLAIVAFVTLIIGVLLYFQAD; this is encoded by the coding sequence ATGAAAGAGATTCGGCTGGAAGACCTCCAGCTTAGAACGACGATCGGTGTCGGCACAGTCGGTACGATATGCGACGCGACCGACCCTCGTGATGGCTCCCGTTATGCCGTTAAAATCCTTCATCCCGCCGTCTCGCGGGACCCGCTGATCCGCGCTCGTTTCGAGCGCGAGATGGCTATCTTGCAGCGGTTGTCGCACCGCAACATCATCGAATATTACGGTGGCGGCGAACACGACGGCCAGCTGTTTTACGTGATGGAGCTTGTCGACGGCGGCTCGGTCAAAGAGCTGTTTCACGGCGGCCAATGCCTGACCTGGCAAGAGGTTGTCTCGCTGACGATCCAGATCTGTTCAGCGCTGCAATACGCCCACAACCACGGCGTGATCCATCGCGACATCAAACCTGCAAACATCTTTCTGACATCCGACGGCACCGTCAAACTAGGCGACTTTGGAATCGCTCGCGATCTCCACAACAGCGACCTGACCGGTGCGGGGATGACCGTCGGCACGCACGCCTACATGGCTCCCGAGCAGATCACAGGTGAAACAACCATCACCGGAAAGGTCGATCTGTACGCGTTGGGCTGCTGCCTGTACGAGATGCTGACGGGCGAAAAAGCGTTCAGCGGCGATAACTTCATGCAGCTGTTCGAAGCTCATCTTCACGGCACTCCGCCGCGCGTTCGCGATCGCATCCCCGGATGCCCATCGGCGTTTGATGAGATCATCGCGCAACTGCTGGAAAAAGATCCCGAGAAGCGGCCCTTCAACGCCCGCCACGTCCAGGGTGTGATGCTGCAGATCGCGGCCGAACACAACGTCGAGGAATCGATCCTCGCAGGCGCCAAAGCCGATCTCGGACAGCGAGCCGACGTTGGGGCGGAGACAGCGATCGGGATCGGCCAAAATCGGCTGCGCGATCGGATCCGACGCAGCGGCCAGGGAATGGAACGCCCCGAGGCATCGCTCTCGATGATGCTGGCGATCGTCGCGTTTGTGACCCTGATCATCGGCGTGCTGCTCTATTTCCAAGCCGATTGA
- the rplU gene encoding 50S ribosomal protein L21 translates to MYAIFVDGGKQYRAEPGQEIDIDYRDVGQGESLDFPKVLAIGSDDGFKLGSPTVSGASVKVSVLGPKQGEKVYVEKFRRRQNSKRRTGHRQLYTRVRIESIEV, encoded by the coding sequence ATGTATGCAATTTTCGTGGATGGTGGCAAGCAATACCGTGCTGAGCCCGGACAAGAAATCGATATCGATTACCGCGATGTCGGTCAGGGCGAAAGCCTCGATTTCCCTAAGGTTCTCGCGATCGGTTCGGACGACGGCTTCAAGCTGGGTTCGCCAACTGTCAGCGGTGCCAGCGTGAAGGTTTCCGTTTTGGGCCCTAAGCAGGGCGAAAAGGTTTACGTCGAGAAGTTTCGTCGTCGCCAGAACTCGAAGCGCCGCACCGGCCATCGCCAACTGTACACTCGCGTACGAATCGAATCGATCGAAGTCTAA
- the serC gene encoding 3-phosphoserine/phosphohydroxythreonine transaminase produces MTAQAVQERIYNFSPGPATMPLSVLREVQDELLCLPGAGCSIMEMSHRDKIFLDILHAAENGVRSLLNVSDDYAVLFLQGGARLQFSMIAANLLRGHSGKAQYLVTGSWGKKAVEEAVKEGPTEVIWDGKPNNYNNLPGEGDYTVDPSAAYLYYCSNETIQGVQFQSEPTAPSGVPLICDASSDFLCRPLDIEKYGMLYACAQKNAGPAGVTVTVIRKDLLERSQAELPGYLNYKNHADNDSEWNTPPSFAIYVLGKVLNWLRDDIGGLQAMHDLNREKAALLYDLIDQHPEFYIGHSVPDCRSLMNVTFKLPSDELQAAFLSQAATHNLGSLKGHRSVGGIRASIYNAMPREGVAALADFMKDFVAKNG; encoded by the coding sequence ATGACTGCCCAGGCTGTCCAGGAGCGAATCTATAATTTCTCCCCAGGTCCAGCAACCATGCCGCTATCGGTATTGCGCGAGGTGCAAGACGAATTGCTGTGCTTGCCTGGAGCGGGCTGTTCGATCATGGAAATGTCGCATCGTGACAAGATTTTCCTCGACATCCTGCACGCTGCCGAAAATGGCGTCCGGTCGCTGTTGAACGTTTCCGATGACTACGCCGTCCTCTTCCTGCAAGGCGGGGCGCGACTGCAGTTTTCGATGATCGCGGCGAATCTGTTGCGAGGCCACAGCGGCAAGGCTCAATACCTCGTCACCGGCAGCTGGGGAAAGAAGGCGGTCGAGGAAGCTGTCAAAGAGGGCCCGACCGAGGTCATCTGGGACGGCAAACCGAACAACTACAACAACCTCCCCGGCGAAGGCGATTACACCGTCGACCCTTCGGCTGCGTATCTTTATTACTGCAGCAACGAAACGATCCAAGGCGTTCAGTTTCAATCCGAACCCACGGCTCCCTCGGGCGTTCCGTTGATCTGCGACGCGTCGAGCGATTTCTTGTGCCGGCCGTTGGATATCGAAAAGTACGGCATGCTCTACGCATGTGCTCAGAAAAATGCAGGCCCCGCGGGCGTCACCGTGACGGTGATTCGCAAGGATCTGTTGGAGCGATCGCAAGCCGAGCTGCCCGGTTATCTGAACTACAAGAACCACGCCGATAACGATTCGGAATGGAACACGCCGCCAAGCTTCGCGATCTACGTGCTGGGCAAAGTCTTGAATTGGTTGCGCGATGACATCGGCGGCCTGCAAGCGATGCACGATCTGAACCGCGAGAAGGCAGCGTTGCTGTACGATTTGATCGATCAGCACCCCGAGTTTTACATCGGCCACTCGGTCCCCGATTGCCGATCGTTGATGAACGTCACCTTCAAATTGCCTAGCGACGAACTGCAGGCGGCATTTTTGAGCCAAGCCGCAACGCACAATCTGGGCAGCCTGAAGGGACATCGCAGCGTCGGCGGAATTCGCGCCAGCATCTACAACGCGATGCCGCGCGAAGGCGTTGCCGCCTTGGCTGATTTCATGAAAGACTTTGTTGCTAAAAACGGTTAG